AAGTTTGTTAATTATTTGTGGGTGGAAATATTCgattatatttcttttctcataatttaattttttcaaattatttaagatatatataattatattaatgtGGAAATTCAATTCATTggttattatataatcaaTTAATATATCGATGGTTTTTTCATTCTTACAATTAATGTAAAATAAAGAAgtgaatatatttaaaatattatcatttgttaaatattctttattttttaatataatactaAGTATAGTGTTAATAAAAGTATTATTTATAGTGttaaaataagaatatatatataaaatcaaATGTATGTGtgatattttaaaatattctttattcataaatatatacttttctaataattttaaaaaatttacattTCTATATCTTAATTTGTATAAACTTATTAATATGGTTGTTATGCTATTAGGAGTAATTTCTTgttcttcatcatcataaaGATTATATTgttgtatattataataaatatcattattatgataatttaaattatttaaataatttataatatatacttctaatgaatttattatttttcttattaaatgaatattcTGTAATCTTACATTACTTGCACATTTTATGCTATCAActaattctttatatttctGGTAATGTATTGGTGTTCGTATAAAATTCTTTGAATCCAAACTATTgatgtttatatatttgtttaagcaaaaatatacataGATGTTCTTaaatttattcttttcattGTTCACCTTACTTCTTTCATGAATAATTTCTTGAGCAccatttatatgtaatgaTCTTTTCTTAACATAAACAAACAATAAAAAGTTATTCCTATCAAATGTTCTTTTATACATTCTAccaaaatgaaaatgtatacatatatataaatatatatatatatatatataatgcCCTATCGTATATTCTTCATAACTCACatgtttaaatatatatcatcataaatatatacatatatatatatatatacatatatatatatatattttacgTAATTCTTAATTTCTCATGAGAATCAAAAATGAATAGttcaaattatatatatttttttataaattgtAGCAGCAAAATTTAACAAAACATATagataaataattaaatatatatatatatatatatatatatatatatgttgaaGTGTTCCACCCTTTAAGAAAAAACATGTGTGCtcatcaaaaaaaaataattatatatatatataatatatataaaaatgttgggtacgacaaaaaaaaaaaaaaaaaataaataaataaaaaaataaataaaaaaataaaaaaatcaataaatatatataatatttttatatttttatattggagtgtattatacatttccttttatttatttatttttatttatttatttccttttatttatttatttccttttatttatttatttccttttatttatttatttccttttatttatttatttccttttatttatttattttttattttttttatttatttttttgttccCCTCAAAATATGGAATCCCATTTTGAGAAAACAAATCATACagatattttattataaatatagaatGATATAATGATGTATGAATTAAACGATGCTAAGTTGGAAAGGATATCGAACAAAGATTTAATTCGAAAAATAATAGAGTTACAATATTGTCTTATCAATTTATCAGATAGTAtggaaatattaaaaagcaaaaataaaatattagatgaggaaaatgaatatttacaaaaaaatattgaaaatattgTAAATGATGTTAAAAATGAGTCAACAAATTATTTGAACAAgacaaataaaaataaaaataaaaatgatgataataaaaattataatgtagatataataaatgacgaatataaaaataattgtaatgataattataattataatcagaattattatacacatgataatattaagggaaatatttcaaatatatacacacataatattataccCGAGCaacatataaatgaaaacGCTTCTTTAATATcaaatgaacaaaaaaatattataaaaaccAAACATACCatcataaataatatacctCATATGGACCAAAAAACAAATGACAATATGGAAGactatataaataagaatcatcaaaatgattatcataaaaacaattataaacatataaataaagacAATATTACACAAAATCATCATAACAATTTCACACACAAAATGAATTCAAATAATGATAgttgtaatatttataataataatattgatatttataaaaattcaaatattaatgataaaCAAATTATAGACGAAAATAATACTTTAACACAAACTATTcaaccaaaaaaaaatgtaaacaataatgttaaaaatcatatttttaatacattAAAAGATAGTACAACGAAgagtaatatatataatttaattatgGAAACGGATAAATTAAAttctatatttaatatgGCTACTAATGTTTTAAATAACtcctttttttatctatCAAAAGAACATAatcaaaagaaaaataatcatgacacacataataattataaaaatttaaattataaacaaAGTTATCAAAATGAAACAAATCATCAAAAATCAACTTATTTAagaaatacaaaaaataatcatatgaaaaatgatatattcTGTAAAGAAACTTACCTGAATTGTTCAGgtaaaaatgataaatataaaatcgATCAAcaacaaaattatattaagcaggataatgaaattattaaaagagAAGATGAcgagaaaaaaattatgaacgATGGTATAATAAAAGAGGAAATAAAAAGGGAAGATGAGAACATTATAAAagatgaaataaaaagggAAGATGAGAACATTATAAAAgaggaaataaaaaataaagataagGAAATTACAAAGGAGGAAATAAAAAGGGAAGATGAGAACATTATAAAAgaggaaataaaaaataaagataagGAAATTACAAAGgaggaaataaaaaaggaaaaaaacAACATTACAAATGATGAAATAAACAAGGAAGAAAACAACATTACAAAGgaggaaataaaaaaggaagaaaACAACATTACAAATGATGAAATAAACAAGGAAGAAAACAACATTACAAAGgaggaaataaaaaaggaagaaaACAACATTACAAAGGAGGAAATAAACAAGGAAGAAAACAACATTACAAAGGAGGAAATAAGNNNNNNNNNNNNNNNNNNNNNNNNNNNNNNNNNNNNNNNNNNNNNNNNNNNNNNNNNNNNNNNNNNNNNNNNNNNNNNNNNNNNNNNNNNNNNNNNNNNNNNNNNNNNNNNNNNNNNNNNNNNNNNNNNNNNNNNNNNNNNNNNNNNNNNNNNNNNNNNNNNNNNNNNNNNNNNNNNNNNNNNNNNNNNNNNNNNNNNNNNNNNNNNNNNNNNNNNNNNNNNNNNNNNNNNNNNNNNNNNNNNNNNNNNNNNNNNNNNNNNNNNNNNNNNNNNNNNNNNNNNNNNNNNNNNNNNNNNNNNNNNNNNNNNNNNNNNNNNNNNNNNNNNNNNNNNNNNNNNNNNNNNNNNNNNNNNNNNNNNNNNNGACAAAAAGAAATTGAAGGAGAGTACTTctcattaaaaaaaaaaaaaaaaaaaaaaaaaaaaagcacATGACCTAATAcatattatgataaatactcaattataaaataaatagatTTAAAATGTTTACAAAGAAGTGtttattataaagaaaataaaaacatattagAAACGTccaaataaataaaataaactaaaaacaaaatataagtatttatttaatttacatgtaaaaaaaaaaaaaaaaaaaaaaaaaaaaaaaaatatatataattattttcatatttgtaactttaaaaaaaactacgaaaaaaataaataatttatatattctttcGAAGAACTAAGAGGAatattgaaatatatatatatatatatatatatatatatatatatatattttatattttgaagTTATCAAGACCATCAcgaataatattatttccCGCTTTTGTATACGTATCTAGTAACATCTTTGATGAGGAATGTCTCATTATGGCCTgaaaaaagtataaattttatatagtaaataataaaaaaaaaaaaaaaaataataataaaacgaataataaaattatatatatccacATGAAGACTATAGCTAAAATATAATCttaaatgtaaaaatatatatttaaaaaaaaaaaataaaataaaaaaaaataaagcaTCTATACCTGAGCAACTGGTAAAGGAACCGGGGGATTGGACGTTGCAGCAATAGTTGCAAAGGAATGTctaagaaaaaaaaaaaaaaatatatatatatatatatatatatatatatatatatatatttattgtataaataaGTGTGAGTACCTTAAAAGATAAGGAAAAATTCTCCTACTCTTTCCGTCTTCACTAATTTCTAATCCAGCtctataatataaaatgataaattacagaaaaaaggataaatatgtgcatatttattttttttattattttattttattttttcgtTTTAATACCTTTTGGCTGCTCCTTTTAGTGCCGTCTTAAATGtttctataaaaaaatacatatatatatatgtatacatattttcttttataatattttaatttttttttttcaactttatatatattttatgttaaATTTTTTACTTAAGGGTGTTTTTGTTTGAGTATAATTgaatttatttcttatcGTTTCAGAATAAAAGCACAATCCTTTAATGGGcttattttctatttcccacctaaaataaaattaatatatatatatatatatatatatacacatatatatatatatatatatttatatgttcttTTATCTTTGATACCATTTTAACAATTCATTAAATGCAAAGTTTGTCATTGGCACAGATGTATTACTATATTTGGTTTTCTGTcctttaataaaaatttcttTCCTTTCAAAATTAATGTCTTCCCAGTGAATACGTAGAACTTCCGATGGTCTGAGTCCAATACCtttttacataaaaaaaaaaaaaaaataataataataatatgtatttcacgcatcaaaatatatacaattatataatatgtagtcatttaaaatatgtttaatttttttttttattttttaaccTATACTTAAGGCAAATATTGCTCTATGCATATCACTGCTATTCTTTAACAGCAATTCaatctaaaaaaaaaaaaaaaaaaaataaataaataaataaataaataaatatatatatatatatattataagaagAAAGACAAGAAATTATGAATTACATAGAcaataaacaaaaaagtaacattaataacaatatataataaacattCATAGTGtatctaataatatatatatatatatattgtttacTTCCTTTGGTGATAGTGGTGTAATCTTTCTTCTTGGTATtgtacttttttttatttttctaaaATTATGTACACCCTTTAGATAATCACGATACAAAGCATATTTCAATGATTGCTGTACGGTAGTAATATTCAccataataaaaagaaaatgaaaaagagagaaaatataaattaaaataaaataaatataggGTAAGtgtaataaattataaaatatgtgtGTGTCTAACTAGTTATATACCTGATATGTTGATTGGTATAAGGCCATAGTTCTTGGAGAACAATTTTTTGATTTCAAATatctataaaaaatataaataaataaaaatacataatatatatatatatgatttgattatgtaatatatttttattttattttattaaatcatACTTCAAGAAACTCTCCCAATTATTGGGACCCAATTCGTGAAGTTCGTATTTTCCtaatttctttaaaaaaagtattaaaaataaaaatattataaaaagaaaacaataattaataaacttatatatttatttatttatttatttgttttattttattttattactGGTAATATATCCTTCCAAAAACCCTTCTCTACTCTAAACGTGTTTTCACTGACCTCTTCCTttctacatatatatgaaaaaaaaaaaataaatttatatatatatatatatatatatatatatatatatatatatatgcatatttatatgtgtttttatttttccaGTTTTACCTTATAGGTAAATAGATTtcttctatatatttttttaacttGATTTTTTCTACAGAAACGTTGGTACCACAGTACACACAAAACTTTACTcctataaatatatatatatatatatatatacatatatagaTACAATACaatgttattttatataagagtattttataatttaatttttttacttggttttaataatttcttgCATGTTTTACATTTCATCCCTTCAGtagatttttttttttttttttttcttttaacTTTGGTTGTTTTTATTGTAACTTTCTTTAAAGGTCCtgaaatttttatattttttttatttcgattttcctctttttcatattctACTATGGTGTCATAATTTTCTTCACCTTTCCCATCGTCTCCTTCGTTATTATCTTCAAAATATTCATCTTCTGtttcttcttcatcatttatttgTACTACTCCTCTTGTAGtatgaatattttgtatagtattatttaaaataaatttattatatttcgACAGATTATTAACACACTTATCATATCTTTTATTACcctttataaaattatttttatttataaacttaatgtatttatgtatatatagGTTATTAAAACTGTACACtttagataatatataattcaaaagtaaacaacataaaataaacttTAAGGATGTATTCATCTTTTGTTCACGTctaaaaaaatatgcatacatatatataaagttatataaacaatgttttattttattttcccttcacattatgataataataatatacataaatatatatttattaaaatatcattttgttttctttttattataaacttcattttttcttatctttcatttcatcattatttttatttattattatatatacatacatatatatatatatatttataatatttaaataattatccGTTTCTT
The genomic region above belongs to Plasmodium reichenowi strain SY57 chromosome 13, whole genome shotgun sequence and contains:
- a CDS encoding hypothetical protein (conserved Plasmodium protein, unknown function), with the protein product MYELNDAKLERISNKDLIRKIIELQYCLINLSDSMEILKSKNKILDEENEYLQKNIENIVNDVKNESTNYLNKTNKNKNKNDDNKNYNVDIINDEYKNNCNDNYNYNQNYYTHDNIKGNISNIYTHNIIPEQHINENASLISNEQKNIIKTKHTIINNIPHMDQKTNDNMEDYINKNHQNDYHKNNYKHINKDNITQNHHNNFTHKMNSNNDSCNIYNNNIDIYKNSNINDKQIIDENNTLTQTIQPKKNVNNNVKNHIFNTLKDSTTKSNIYNLIMETDKLNSIFNMATNVLNNSFFYLSKEHNQKKNNHDTHNNYKNLNYKQSYQNETNHQKSTYLRNTKNNHMKNDIFCKETYLNCSGKNDKYKIDQQQNYIKQDNEIIKREDDEKKIMNDGIIKEEIKREDENIIKDEIKREDENIIKEEIKNKDKEITKEEIKREDENIIKEEIKNKDKEITKEEIKKEKNNITNDEINKEENNITKEEIKKEENNITNDEINKEENNITKEEIKKEENNITKEEINKEENNITKEEI
- a CDS encoding tyrosine recombinase, putative encodes the protein MYAYFFRREQKMNTSLKFILCCLLLNYILSKVYSFNNLYIHKYIKFINKNNFIKGNKRYDKCVNNLSKYNKFILNNTIQNIHTTRGVVQINDEEETEDEYFEDNNEGDDGKGEENYDTIVEYEKEENRNKKNIKISGPLKKVTIKTTKVKRKKKKKKSTEGMKCKTCKKLLKPRVKFCVYCGTNVSVEKIKLKKYIEEIYLPIRKEEVSENTFRVEKGFWKDILPKLGKYELHELGPNNWESFLKYLKSKNCSPRTMALYQSTYQQSLKYALYRDYLKGVHNFRKIKKSTIPRRKITPLSPKEIELLLKNSSDMHRAIFALSIGIGLRPSEVLRIHWEDINFERKEIFIKGQKTKYSNTSVPMTNFAFNELLKWWEIENKPIKGLCFYSETIRNKFNYTQTKTPLKTFKTALKGAAKRAGLEISEDGKSRRIFPYLLRHSFATIAATSNPPVPLPVAQAIMRHSSSKMLLDTYTKAGNNIIRDGLDNFKI